One window from the genome of Pseudomonas fluorescens encodes:
- a CDS encoding LysR family transcriptional regulator, translated as MDLFQAMTVYVKVVETGSLTAAAQACEMSTTMVGNHLRALEQRLGVRLINRTTRRQRLTEFGSAYYQRCLEVLGLVADSERLAEQTQGEPTGTLRITAPLTFGTERLSPALAEFSQRFAQVKLDVVLTNQRLDLLDHGFDVAIRLGHPDPKLIARPLLDYTLTICASPAYLARRGTPEQPADLQRHDCLSFAYSAADEWRFAQDHWPINGPDGEIKVPVNGPMLINSSSGLHRAALAGMGVVMLPDALVAQDLKEGHLVALLQGYQLPHRPMSLMYAQDRYRLPKLRSFVEFALEKWGKPQAPAQ; from the coding sequence ATGGACCTGTTCCAGGCGATGACCGTTTACGTGAAGGTGGTAGAAACCGGGAGCCTGACGGCGGCGGCCCAGGCGTGCGAAATGTCCACCACCATGGTGGGCAATCATCTTCGTGCCCTGGAGCAACGCCTCGGCGTGCGCCTGATCAACCGTACGACGCGGCGCCAGCGCCTGACCGAATTCGGCTCGGCCTACTACCAGCGCTGTCTGGAAGTACTGGGGCTGGTGGCCGACTCCGAACGCCTGGCCGAACAGACCCAAGGCGAGCCCACCGGCACCCTGCGCATCACCGCACCACTGACCTTCGGTACCGAACGCCTTTCACCGGCGCTGGCCGAATTCAGCCAGCGCTTCGCCCAGGTCAAGCTCGACGTGGTGCTGACCAACCAGCGCCTGGACCTGCTCGACCATGGCTTCGACGTCGCCATCCGCCTCGGCCATCCCGACCCGAAGCTGATTGCCCGTCCGTTGCTGGACTACACCCTGACCATCTGCGCCTCCCCCGCTTACCTGGCCCGGCGCGGCACGCCGGAACAACCGGCGGACCTGCAACGACACGACTGCCTGTCGTTTGCCTATTCGGCAGCAGACGAATGGCGCTTCGCCCAGGATCACTGGCCCATCAACGGGCCGGACGGCGAGATCAAAGTCCCGGTGAACGGACCGATGCTGATCAACAGTTCCTCGGGCCTGCATCGCGCCGCCCTGGCCGGGATGGGCGTGGTGATGCTGCCCGATGCCCTGGTGGCCCAGGACCTGAAGGAGGGGCACTTGGTGGCGTTGCTGCAGGGCTACCAATTGCCCCATCGGCCGATGAGCCTGATGTACGCGCAGGATCGCTACCGCTTGCCGAAACTGCGCAGTTTTGTCGAGTTCGCGTTGGAGAAATGGGGTAAACCCCAAGCCCCAGCCCAATGA
- a CDS encoding aspartate aminotransferase family protein, translated as MTAACLMTTYQPLALNFTHGLGTRLWDQDGREYLDAVAGVAVTNVGHSHPRLVAAISEQAGLLLHTSNLYSIDWQQRLAQKLTQLSGMERAFFNNSGAEANETALKLARLYGWHKGIEQPLVVVMDNAFHGRTLGTMSASDGPSVRLGYNRLPGDFIKVPFGDLAALEQIQQAHAERIVAVLVEPIQGESGVQLAPPGYLKALRQLCSRRAWLLMLDEIQTGIGRTGQWFAFQHEGIVPDVMTLAKGLGNGVPIGACLARGKAAELFTPGSHGSTFGGNPLACRVGCTVLDIIEEQALVGNARHQGEQLLSRLRTELAENPNVLAIRGQGLMIGIELKQPVRDLTLRAARDHGLLINVTRGQTIRLLPPLTIDGREVEMIVRGVSRCLAQG; from the coding sequence ATGACCGCTGCCTGCCTGATGACCACTTACCAACCCCTGGCGCTGAATTTCACCCATGGTTTGGGGACGCGCCTGTGGGATCAGGACGGTCGCGAATACCTCGATGCGGTGGCGGGCGTGGCGGTGACCAATGTCGGCCATTCCCACCCGCGGCTGGTGGCCGCCATCAGCGAGCAGGCCGGCCTGCTGTTACACACCTCCAACCTGTACAGCATCGATTGGCAGCAACGCCTGGCGCAAAAGCTCACCCAGCTGTCGGGGATGGAGCGGGCGTTTTTCAATAACTCAGGCGCCGAGGCCAACGAAACCGCGCTGAAGCTGGCGCGCCTCTACGGCTGGCACAAGGGTATCGAGCAGCCCTTGGTGGTGGTCATGGACAACGCATTCCATGGACGCACCTTGGGCACCATGTCCGCCAGTGACGGTCCGTCCGTGCGGCTGGGTTACAACCGGTTGCCGGGGGATTTCATCAAGGTGCCGTTCGGCGATCTCGCGGCGCTGGAACAGATTCAACAGGCTCACGCCGAACGCATCGTCGCGGTGCTGGTGGAGCCGATCCAGGGTGAGAGCGGTGTGCAACTCGCCCCACCAGGGTACCTCAAGGCCTTGCGGCAGTTATGCAGTCGGCGCGCCTGGCTGTTGATGCTCGACGAGATCCAGACCGGCATCGGGCGCACCGGCCAATGGTTCGCGTTCCAGCACGAGGGCATCGTGCCGGATGTCATGACCCTGGCCAAAGGCCTGGGCAACGGTGTGCCTATCGGTGCCTGCCTGGCACGGGGCAAGGCTGCCGAGCTGTTTACCCCTGGCAGCCATGGCAGTACGTTCGGCGGCAATCCGCTGGCCTGTCGGGTCGGTTGCACAGTGTTGGACATCATCGAGGAGCAAGCGCTGGTGGGTAACGCCAGGCACCAGGGCGAGCAATTGCTGAGCCGGCTGCGGACCGAGCTGGCGGAAAACCCGAATGTCTTGGCGATTCGCGGCCAGGGCTTGATGATCGGCATCGAACTCAAGCAACCGGTCCGCGACCTGACCCTTCGCGCCGCCCGGGACCACGGCCTGCTGATCAATGTCACCCGGGGCCAGACCATCCGTCTGCTGCCGCCACTGACGATCGATGGGCGGGAAGTGGAGATGATTGTCAGGGGCGTGAGCCGCTGCCTGGCGCAAGGCTGA
- a CDS encoding OmpA family protein, translating into MFTSRRLIVVATAVALLSGCASPNPYDNQGQASTESSGMSKTAKYGGLGALAGALAGAAIGHDNRGKGALIGAAVVGASAAGYGYYADQQEKKLRASMANTGVEVQRQGDQIKLIMPGNITFATDSANIASSFYQPLNNLANSLKEFNQNQIEIVGYTDSTGSRQHNMDLSQRRAQSVATYLTSQGVSGANLSARGAGPDNPVASNAGVNGRAQNRRVEVNLKAIPGQQYQEAPQQQGQTYQQYP; encoded by the coding sequence ATGTTCACCTCGCGTCGCTTGATCGTTGTCGCTACTGCTGTGGCCTTGTTGTCCGGCTGTGCGTCGCCTAACCCCTATGACAACCAAGGCCAGGCCTCTACCGAATCGTCGGGCATGAGCAAAACCGCCAAGTACGGCGGCCTCGGTGCACTGGCGGGGGCGTTGGCCGGTGCGGCCATCGGTCACGATAACCGGGGCAAGGGTGCGTTGATCGGTGCGGCGGTGGTGGGGGCTTCCGCGGCCGGCTACGGTTACTACGCCGACCAGCAGGAAAAGAAACTGCGCGCCAGCATGGCCAATACCGGCGTTGAAGTGCAGCGCCAGGGCGACCAGATCAAGCTGATCATGCCCGGCAACATCACCTTCGCCACCGACTCGGCGAACATCGCGTCCAGCTTCTACCAGCCGCTGAACAACCTGGCCAACTCCCTCAAGGAGTTCAACCAGAACCAGATCGAGATCGTCGGTTACACCGACAGCACCGGCAGCCGCCAGCACAACATGGACCTGTCCCAGCGCCGTGCCCAGAGCGTGGCGACCTACCTGACGTCCCAGGGCGTGAGCGGTGCCAACCTCTCGGCCCGTGGCGCCGGCCCGGACAACCCGGTGGCCAGCAACGCCGGCGTCAATGGCCGCGCGCAAAACCGTCGTGTCGAGGTCAACCTCAAGGCCATTCCTGGCCAGCAATATCAGGAGGCGCCGCAGCAGCAGGGGCAGACTTACCAACAGTACCCATGA
- a CDS encoding YhcB family protein, whose protein sequence is MEHSLLVWLLPTLALVAGVAIGFLLARLLPNAVPNSTQRQLDDIQERFDSYQNEVVTHFNSTASLVKKLTQSYQDVQDHLSEGANRLALDEQTRQRLLAALQADAAQTPRERLTPPKGIQEPPRDYAPKAPNSPGMLDEHYGLKK, encoded by the coding sequence GTGGAACACTCGCTCTTAGTTTGGTTGTTGCCGACTCTTGCCCTGGTTGCCGGTGTCGCCATTGGATTCCTGCTTGCCCGACTGCTGCCCAATGCGGTGCCCAACAGCACGCAACGTCAGCTGGACGACATTCAGGAACGTTTCGACAGTTATCAGAATGAAGTGGTCACCCACTTCAACAGCACCGCTTCTCTGGTGAAAAAACTCACCCAGAGCTACCAGGATGTCCAGGATCATTTGTCCGAGGGTGCCAATCGCCTGGCCCTGGACGAGCAGACTCGCCAGCGCCTGCTGGCCGCCCTGCAAGCCGATGCGGCACAGACTCCACGGGAACGCCTGACCCCACCAAAAGGGATCCAGGAACCGCCGCGGGACTACGCCCCCAAGGCCCCGAATTCGCCCGGCATGCTCGATGAGCATTACGGTTTGAAGAAGTAA
- a CDS encoding alpha/beta hydrolase, whose product MRETPVVIDGPVGQLEALYLDSEAPRGLALICHPNPVQGGTMLNKVVSTLQRTARDAGLVTLRFNYRGVGASAGTHDMGTGEVDDAQAVAQWLREKYPQLPLTLFGFSFGGFVAASLGGRLEAQGQPVKHLFMVAPAVMRLDERSPLPTGGELTVIQPETDEVVDPQLVYEWSDTLQRPHELLKVAECGHFFHGKLTDLKDLILPRLSN is encoded by the coding sequence ATGCGCGAAACCCCTGTCGTCATCGATGGCCCCGTGGGCCAACTGGAAGCCTTGTACCTGGACAGCGAGGCCCCCCGTGGCCTGGCGCTGATCTGCCACCCGAACCCGGTGCAGGGCGGGACCATGCTCAACAAAGTGGTCTCGACCCTGCAACGCACTGCCCGCGATGCTGGGCTCGTTACGTTGCGTTTCAATTATCGTGGCGTGGGTGCCAGCGCCGGCACCCATGACATGGGCACTGGCGAAGTGGATGACGCCCAGGCTGTTGCCCAATGGTTGCGTGAAAAATACCCGCAATTGCCCCTGACCCTGTTCGGTTTTTCCTTTGGCGGCTTTGTCGCCGCCAGCCTGGGCGGGCGCCTGGAAGCCCAGGGGCAACCGGTCAAGCACCTGTTCATGGTGGCCCCGGCGGTGATGCGCCTGGACGAGCGATCGCCCTTGCCGACCGGTGGCGAATTGACCGTGATCCAGCCGGAAACCGACGAAGTGGTCGATCCGCAGCTGGTTTACGAATGGTCCGACACGCTCCAACGCCCCCATGAGCTGCTGAAAGTGGCAGAATGCGGACACTTTTTTCATGGCAAGCTGACCGATCTCAAGGATCTGATCCTGCCGCGCCTCTCGAATTGA
- a CDS encoding tryptophan--tRNA ligase, with protein sequence MTTRTRILTGITTTGTPHLGNYAGAIRPAILASRDSNADSFYFLADYHALIKCDDPLRIQRSRLEIAATWLAGGLDVDRVTFYRQSDIPEIPELTWLLTCVAAKGLLNRAHAYKASVDKNVEAGEDPDAGVTMGLYSYPILMAADILMFNAHKVPVGRDQIQHVEMARDIGQRFNHLFGQGKEFFTMPEALIEESVATLPGLDGRKMSKSYDNTIPLFSSAKDMKDAISRIVTDSRAPGEAKDPDNSHLFTLFQAFATAEQSAEFRSELLQGLGWGEAKNRLFQLLDNELGEARERYHQFIERPSDLEDILQLGASKARAVATPFLNELREAVGLRSFVSQVQVATQVKKKAAKAARFVSFREDDGSFRFRLLSADGEQLLLSNNFADGKTAGQVTKQLQSGQPLDVRSDDLGFSVWLDGECVANSPAFADSAARDAAIDALRVALTPAQD encoded by the coding sequence ATGACGACGCGTACCCGTATCCTGACCGGCATCACCACCACCGGCACCCCGCACCTGGGCAACTATGCCGGCGCCATCCGTCCGGCGATCCTCGCCAGCCGCGACAGCAACGCCGATTCGTTCTACTTCCTGGCCGACTACCACGCCCTGATCAAGTGCGATGACCCGCTGCGTATCCAGCGTTCGCGCCTGGAGATCGCCGCCACTTGGCTGGCCGGCGGCCTGGATGTGGACCGCGTGACGTTCTATCGCCAGTCCGATATTCCCGAGATCCCGGAACTGACCTGGCTGCTGACCTGCGTCGCGGCCAAGGGCCTGCTCAACCGTGCCCACGCCTACAAGGCCTCGGTGGACAAGAATGTCGAGGCCGGCGAAGACCCGGACGCCGGTGTCACCATGGGCCTCTACAGCTACCCGATCCTCATGGCCGCCGACATTCTGATGTTCAACGCCCACAAGGTCCCGGTCGGTCGCGACCAGATCCAGCACGTGGAAATGGCCCGCGACATCGGCCAGCGCTTCAATCACCTGTTCGGCCAGGGCAAGGAGTTCTTCACCATGCCCGAGGCGCTGATCGAAGAAAGCGTGGCCACGCTGCCGGGCCTCGATGGCCGCAAGATGTCCAAGAGCTATGACAACACCATCCCGTTGTTCAGCAGCGCCAAGGACATGAAGGACGCGATCTCGCGGATCGTCACCGACTCCCGTGCCCCGGGCGAAGCCAAGGATCCGGACAATTCGCATCTGTTCACCCTGTTCCAGGCCTTCGCCACTGCAGAACAGTCCGCCGAGTTCCGCAGCGAACTGCTGCAAGGCCTGGGTTGGGGCGAAGCCAAGAACCGCCTGTTCCAGTTGCTCGACAACGAGCTGGGTGAAGCGCGCGAGCGTTATCACCAGTTCATCGAACGTCCGTCGGACCTTGAAGACATCCTGCAACTGGGCGCGAGCAAGGCCCGGGCCGTGGCAACGCCGTTCCTCAACGAACTGCGCGAGGCCGTTGGTCTGCGTTCGTTCGTCAGCCAGGTCCAGGTGGCAACCCAGGTCAAAAAGAAAGCGGCCAAGGCGGCTCGTTTCGTCAGCTTCCGCGAGGATGACGGCAGTTTCCGTTTCCGCCTGCTTTCTGCCGATGGCGAGCAACTGTTGCTCTCGAACAATTTTGCCGATGGCAAGACTGCAGGGCAGGTGACCAAGCAATTGCAATCCGGCCAACCCTTGGACGTGCGCAGCGACGACCTGGGTTTCAGCGTCTGGCTCGACGGTGAGTGCGTGGCGAACAGCCCGGCCTTCGCCGACAGCGCCGCCCGGGATGCCGCCATCGATGCGCTGCGCGTTGCCCTGACACCTGCCCAGGACTGA
- the zapE gene encoding cell division protein ZapE: MTPLERYQADLKRPEFFHDAAQETAVRHLQRLYDDLVAASNNKPGLLGKLFGKKDQAPVKGLYFWGGVGRGKTYLVDTFFEALPFKEKTRTHFHRFMKRVHEEMKTLGGEKNPLTIIAKRFADETRVICFDEFFVSDITDAMILGTLMEELFKNGVTLVATSNIVPDGLYKDGLQRARFLPAIALIKEHTEIVNVDSGVDYRLRHLEQAELFHFPLDAAAEESLRKSFRALTPECTQAVENDVLIIENREIRAIRTCDDVAWFDFRELCDGPRSQNDYIELGKIFHAVLLSGVEQMSVTTDDIARRFINMVDEFYDRNVKLIISAEVELKDLYTGGRLTFEFQRTLSRLLEMQSHEFLSRAHKP; the protein is encoded by the coding sequence ATGACGCCCCTAGAACGATATCAAGCTGATCTGAAACGCCCGGAGTTCTTCCACGACGCAGCCCAGGAAACGGCGGTGCGGCATTTGCAGCGCCTGTACGACGACCTGGTCGCGGCCTCGAACAACAAGCCGGGCCTGTTGGGCAAACTGTTCGGCAAAAAAGACCAGGCACCGGTCAAGGGCCTGTATTTCTGGGGCGGCGTTGGCCGTGGCAAGACCTACCTGGTGGACACCTTCTTCGAAGCGCTGCCGTTCAAGGAAAAGACACGCACGCACTTCCACCGCTTCATGAAGCGCGTGCACGAGGAAATGAAGACCCTGGGGGGCGAGAAGAACCCGCTGACCATCATCGCCAAGCGTTTTGCCGACGAGACCCGGGTGATCTGCTTCGATGAGTTCTTCGTTTCCGACATCACCGACGCCATGATCCTGGGCACCTTGATGGAAGAGCTGTTCAAGAATGGCGTGACCCTGGTCGCCACCTCGAACATCGTGCCGGACGGCCTGTACAAGGACGGCCTGCAGCGGGCGCGGTTCCTGCCGGCCATCGCGCTGATCAAGGAACACACCGAAATCGTCAACGTCGACAGCGGCGTCGACTACCGCCTGCGTCACCTCGAACAAGCGGAGTTGTTCCACTTTCCGTTGGATGCCGCCGCCGAAGAAAGCCTGCGCAAGAGCTTCCGCGCCCTGACGCCGGAATGCACCCAGGCGGTGGAAAACGATGTGCTGATCATCGAAAACCGCGAGATCCGAGCCATCCGCACCTGTGACGACGTGGCCTGGTTCGACTTCCGCGAACTGTGCGACGGCCCGCGCAGCCAGAACGACTACATCGAGCTGGGCAAGATCTTCCACGCCGTGTTGCTCAGCGGCGTCGAGCAGATGAGCGTCACCACCGACGACATCGCCCGTCGCTTCATCAACATGGTCGACGAGTTCTACGACCGTAACGTGAAGCTGATCATTTCGGCCGAAGTCGAACTCAAGGACCTCTACACCGGCGGTCGCCTGACCTTCGAGTTCCAGCGGACCTTGAGTCGTTTGCTGGAGATGCAGTCCCACGAATTCCTGTCGCGAGCGCATAAGCCGTAG
- a CDS encoding GlxA family transcriptional regulator → MASLRYGKQLGHGLTPAFETRVVSPDGKPVNSFSDVIMPVDGGLENTDVIILPAFWDDFASLCQRYPQVLPWLREQHARGAVLCGEATGVFWLAEAGLLDGKEATTYWRFFNAFKERFPQVHLNQDKHLTDADNLFCAGGTTSACDLYIYLIERFCGANVAQAVARDILYEVQRSYSPGRIGFGGQKLHQDVIILQIQQWLEEHFADKFRFEDVAREHGMSIRNFMRRFQTATGDKPLHYLQRLRIETAKGLLSGSRKSIKTISYEVGYDDASFFARLFRQHTDLSPNQYRQQFQQAA, encoded by the coding sequence CTGGCCAGCCTGCGCTATGGCAAACAGCTGGGCCACGGTCTGACACCGGCGTTTGAAACCCGGGTGGTCAGCCCCGATGGCAAACCGGTGAACAGCTTCAGCGATGTGATCATGCCGGTGGACGGAGGCCTGGAAAACACCGACGTCATCATCCTGCCGGCCTTCTGGGATGATTTCGCCAGCCTCTGCCAACGCTACCCCCAGGTACTGCCCTGGCTACGCGAACAACACGCTCGCGGCGCGGTCCTCTGCGGCGAAGCCACCGGGGTGTTCTGGCTGGCCGAAGCCGGTCTGCTCGACGGCAAGGAAGCGACCACCTACTGGCGCTTCTTCAACGCCTTCAAGGAGCGCTTCCCCCAGGTGCACCTGAACCAGGACAAGCACCTGACCGACGCCGACAACCTGTTTTGCGCCGGCGGCACGACCTCAGCCTGCGACCTCTACATTTACCTCATTGAACGCTTCTGCGGCGCCAATGTGGCCCAGGCCGTGGCGCGGGACATCCTGTATGAAGTGCAACGCAGCTATTCGCCGGGACGGATCGGCTTTGGCGGGCAGAAACTGCACCAGGACGTGATCATCCTGCAGATCCAGCAATGGCTCGAAGAGCACTTCGCCGATAAATTCCGCTTCGAGGATGTTGCCCGGGAGCATGGCATGAGCATCCGCAATTTCATGCGCCGCTTCCAGACCGCCACGGGCGACAAGCCGCTGCATTACCTGCAACGACTGCGGATCGAAACCGCCAAGGGCCTGCTCTCCGGCAGTCGCAAGAGCATCAAGACCATCAGCTACGAAGTCGGCTACGACGACGCGAGCTTTTTCGCACGCTTGTTCCGGCAACATACCGACCTGTCGCCGAACCAGTATCGGCAGCAGTTTCAGCAGGCGGCGTGA
- a CDS encoding acyl-CoA dehydrogenase family protein: MIPRTLFSPEHELFRDSVRTFLEKEAVPYHSQWEKQGHVDRQLWNKAGEAGMLCSHLPEAYGGLDADFLYSTVVIEEIGRLGLTGIGFSLHSDIVAPYILHYGSEALKHKYLPKLVSGEMVTAIAMTEPGAGSDLQGVKTTAVLDGDEYVINGSKTFITNGFLADLVIVVAKTDPKAGAKGTSLFLVEAGTPGFEKGKRLEKVGMKAQDTSELFFQDVRVPKDNLLGQAGMGFAYLMQELPQERLTVAIGGLASAEAALQWTLDYTRERKAFGKTIADFQNTRFKLAEMATEIQIGRVFVDRCLELHLQGKLDVPTAAMAKYWGTDLQCKVLDECVQLHGGYGFMWEYPIARAWADARVQRIYAGTNEIMKEIIARSL, from the coding sequence ATGATCCCAAGAACACTGTTCAGTCCCGAGCACGAATTGTTTCGCGACAGCGTACGAACCTTCCTCGAAAAAGAAGCCGTGCCGTACCACAGTCAGTGGGAAAAACAGGGGCATGTCGATCGCCAGCTCTGGAACAAGGCGGGGGAGGCGGGCATGTTGTGCTCGCACCTTCCAGAGGCTTATGGCGGGTTGGACGCGGACTTCCTCTACAGCACGGTGGTGATCGAGGAGATCGGCCGCCTGGGGCTGACGGGGATCGGTTTCTCGCTGCATTCCGACATCGTCGCGCCGTACATCCTGCATTACGGCAGTGAGGCGCTGAAACACAAGTACCTGCCGAAACTGGTGTCTGGCGAAATGGTCACGGCCATCGCCATGACCGAGCCGGGCGCCGGTTCCGACCTGCAAGGGGTGAAGACCACGGCGGTGCTGGACGGTGACGAATACGTCATCAACGGCTCCAAGACGTTCATCACCAATGGTTTCCTGGCGGACCTGGTGATTGTGGTCGCCAAGACCGATCCCAAGGCTGGCGCCAAGGGCACCAGCCTGTTCCTGGTGGAGGCGGGCACGCCGGGCTTCGAAAAGGGCAAGCGCCTGGAAAAAGTCGGAATGAAGGCCCAGGACACGTCGGAACTGTTCTTCCAGGATGTCCGCGTGCCGAAGGACAACCTGCTCGGGCAGGCCGGAATGGGCTTTGCCTACCTGATGCAAGAGCTCCCCCAGGAGCGCCTGACCGTCGCCATCGGCGGCCTGGCTTCGGCCGAAGCGGCGCTGCAATGGACCCTGGACTACACCCGCGAGCGCAAGGCGTTCGGCAAAACCATCGCTGACTTCCAGAACACCCGTTTCAAGCTCGCGGAAATGGCTACCGAAATCCAGATTGGCCGGGTCTTCGTCGACCGCTGCCTGGAACTGCACCTGCAAGGCAAGCTGGACGTGCCGACGGCGGCGATGGCCAAGTACTGGGGCACCGACCTGCAATGCAAGGTGCTCGACGAGTGCGTGCAGTTGCATGGCGGCTACGGCTTCATGTGGGAATACCCGATTGCCCGGGCATGGGCGGATGCGCGGGTGCAGCGGATCTATGCCGGGACCAATGAAATCATGAAGGAGATCATTGCGCGGTCGCTTTGA
- a CDS encoding NADP(H)-dependent aldo-keto reductase — MDYRQLGRTDLNVSALCLGTMTWGEQNSEAEAFAQIERAKGAGINFMDTAEMYPVPPKAETYATTERYIGNYFKSRGDRADWILASKIAGPGNTIDYIRDKNLKHNRQHIVEALDASLKRLQTDYIDLYQLHWPERSTNFFGQLGYQHKADETFTPLEETLEALDEQVRAGKIRHIGLSNETPWGTMKFLALAEARGWPRAVSIQNPYNLLNRSFEVGLAEIAIREQCGLLAYSPLAFGFLSGKYENGARPAKGRLTLYSRFTRYFNAQSEAACSRYVALAREHGLDPAQMALAFVTQQPFVTSNIIGATTLEQLDSNIESADLKLSDEVLAGIEAIHKDQPNPAP, encoded by the coding sequence ATGGACTATCGCCAGCTAGGCCGTACCGATCTGAACGTGAGTGCCCTGTGCCTCGGCACCATGACCTGGGGTGAGCAGAACAGCGAGGCCGAGGCCTTCGCCCAGATCGAACGCGCCAAGGGTGCCGGCATCAATTTCATGGACACCGCCGAGATGTACCCGGTGCCCCCCAAGGCCGAGACCTACGCCACCACCGAGCGCTACATCGGCAATTATTTCAAAAGCCGCGGCGACCGTGCCGACTGGATCCTGGCGAGCAAGATCGCCGGTCCCGGCAACACCATCGACTACATCCGCGACAAGAACCTCAAGCACAACCGCCAGCACATCGTCGAAGCGCTGGACGCCAGCCTCAAGCGCCTGCAAACCGACTACATCGACCTCTATCAGTTGCACTGGCCGGAGCGCAGCACCAACTTCTTCGGTCAACTGGGCTACCAGCACAAGGCCGACGAAACGTTCACCCCACTGGAGGAAACCCTCGAAGCCCTGGACGAACAGGTCCGGGCCGGCAAGATCCGCCACATCGGCCTGTCCAACGAAACACCGTGGGGCACCATGAAGTTCCTGGCCCTGGCCGAGGCCCGTGGCTGGCCGCGGGCGGTGTCGATCCAGAACCCGTACAACCTGCTCAACCGCAGCTTCGAGGTCGGCCTGGCGGAAATCGCCATCCGTGAACAGTGCGGCCTGCTGGCTTACTCACCCTTGGCGTTCGGCTTCCTGTCGGGCAAATATGAGAACGGCGCACGACCGGCCAAGGGTCGTTTGACGCTCTACAGCCGCTTCACACGCTATTTCAACGCTCAATCGGAAGCCGCGTGCAGCCGGTACGTGGCGCTGGCCCGTGAGCACGGCCTGGACCCGGCGCAGATGGCCCTGGCGTTCGTCACCCAACAGCCGTTCGTGACCAGCAACATCATTGGCGCCACCACCCTGGAGCAACTGGACAGCAACATCGAAAGCGCCGACCTGAAGCTGTCGGACGAAGTGCTGGCGGGGATCGAGGCGATTCACAAGGATCAGCCGAACCCTGCGCCTTGA
- the rplM gene encoding 50S ribosomal protein L13 — MKTFTAKPETVKRDWFVVDAAGQTLGRLATEIASRLRGKHKPEYTPHVDTGDYIVVINAEQVRVTGAKTTDKMYYSHSGFPGGIKSINFEKLIAKAPERVIETAVKGMLPKNPLGRDMYRKLKVYAGAAHPHTAQQPQELKF, encoded by the coding sequence ATGAAAACTTTTACTGCTAAACCGGAAACAGTAAAGCGCGACTGGTTTGTCGTCGACGCTGCTGGTCAGACCCTGGGTCGTCTGGCCACCGAAATCGCGAGCCGTCTGCGTGGCAAGCACAAGCCTGAGTACACCCCTCACGTTGACACCGGTGACTACATCGTCGTGATCAACGCTGAGCAAGTACGTGTTACTGGCGCTAAAACCACTGACAAAATGTACTACTCCCACTCCGGTTTTCCTGGCGGCATCAAGTCGATCAACTTTGAAAAGCTGATCGCCAAAGCCCCTGAGCGCGTGATCGAGACCGCGGTTAAAGGCATGCTGCCTAAGAACCCACTGGGTCGCGACATGTATCGTAAGCTGAAGGTTTATGCGGGCGCTGCTCACCCTCATACTGCTCAGCAGCCCCAAGAACTGAAGTTTTAA
- the rpsI gene encoding 30S ribosomal protein S9 — protein sequence MSATQNYGTGRRKTATARVFLRPGTGNISINNRSLDNFFGRETARMVVRQPLELTETVEKFDIYVTVIGGGVSGQAGAIRHGITRALMDYDETLRGALRKAGFVTRDAREVERKKVGLRKARKRPQYSKR from the coding sequence ATGTCGGCGACTCAAAATTACGGCACTGGCCGTCGCAAGACTGCAACCGCACGCGTTTTCCTGCGTCCGGGCACTGGTAACATCTCCATCAACAACCGCTCCCTGGATAACTTCTTCGGCCGCGAAACTGCCCGCATGGTAGTTCGTCAGCCGCTGGAACTGACCGAGACCGTCGAAAAATTCGACATCTACGTCACTGTTATCGGTGGTGGTGTAAGTGGTCAAGCTGGCGCAATCCGCCACGGCATCACTCGCGCCCTGATGGATTACGACGAGACTCTGCGTGGTGCTCTGCGCAAAGCCGGCTTCGTAACTCGCGATGCTCGCGAAGTTGAACGTAAGAAAGTCGGTCTGCGTAAAGCGCGTAAGCGTCCGCAGTACTCGAAGCGTTAA